The proteins below come from a single Deltaproteobacteria bacterium genomic window:
- a CDS encoding GntR family transcriptional regulator, which yields MTRQLDHTSLIPLYYQLKEFILEKIESDEWHEGHLIPSEEDFQRMFSISRITVRRAIELLANEGFLEKQKGKGTFVRKRKIEEQLPRLTSFTEEMRGREAKKEVIFVGYTKPTPGIAKILGLSPDEEAFHLKRLMVVEGSPLGVLYSYIPGRYGLSLEEDYSRSLYDILETNGIRLSEADQIIEASMSTREEILLLGSKAPFPTLVINRTAYSVQGVPVEFTKGVYHAARYRYSVKLTRY from the coding sequence GTGACGAGACAACTCGACCATACGAGCCTTATACCCCTCTACTACCAGCTCAAAGAGTTTATTCTCGAAAAAATCGAGAGCGATGAATGGCACGAGGGCCACTTGATTCCTTCTGAAGAAGATTTCCAGAGGATGTTCAGCATTAGCAGGATTACCGTCAGACGGGCGATAGAGCTCCTTGCCAACGAGGGCTTCCTGGAGAAACAGAAGGGTAAGGGGACCTTTGTCAGGAAACGCAAGATCGAGGAACAACTCCCTCGCCTGACAAGCTTTACGGAAGAGATGAGGGGGAGGGAAGCGAAAAAAGAGGTCATTTTCGTAGGATACACCAAACCCACTCCTGGAATCGCTAAGATTCTGGGCCTATCTCCGGATGAGGAGGCTTTCCATCTGAAGAGATTGATGGTCGTGGAGGGAAGCCCTCTAGGCGTTCTCTATTCCTATATCCCGGGCCGCTATGGACTGAGCCTTGAAGAGGATTATTCCAGGTCTCTTTACGACATCCTGGAAACCAACGGCATTCGGCTTTCGGAAGCGGACCAGATTATCGAGGCTTCCATGTCAACGAGAGAAGAGATCCTCTTGCTGGGATCAAAGGCCCCGTTTCCAACACTCGTCATCAACCGGACCGCATACTCCGTGCAAGGCGTACCCGTTGAATTCACCAAGGGTGTCTATCATGCAGCCCGATATCGATACAGTGTGAAACTGACGAGATACTGA